A window of Zonotrichia leucophrys gambelii isolate GWCS_2022_RI chromosome 11, RI_Zleu_2.0, whole genome shotgun sequence contains these coding sequences:
- the IRX3 gene encoding iroquois-class homeodomain protein IRX-3, with product MSFPQLGYQYIRPLYPAERPGSGGSRGGAELAPSGTLSNVLSSMYGAPYAAAAAAQGYGAFLPYAAELPIFPQLGAQYELKESPGVQHAAFPPHHPAFYPYGQYQFGDPSRPKNATRESTSTLKAWLNEHRKNPYPTKGEKIMLAIITKMTLTQVSTWFANARRRLKKENKMTWAPRSRTDEEGNSYGSDHEGEEDKREDEEEIDLENIDTENIESNKDELEDDLQDADLLHSDSKTDSEGSEGFEDLPGSEERYDKASEGEPHHLRHHHLHHHHHHHHHHKCELPATAAPAGPEPLKPPLPPPPPHLSPPSSASSSAASSPTDGALAGSLPKPKIWSLAETATSPDNPRKSPGGGSPPAAAPQPLPLPTPPPHRLVSSCPLGKFPNWTNRAFPAHHHHHPPHPLALLNTPHLLGLGAASAAPPAAAFPRPADQAQSAEPVGADRSSALEVEKKLLKTAFQPVQRRPQNQLDAAMVLSALSSS from the exons ATGTCTTTCCCCCAGCTGGGCTACCAGTACATCAGGCCGCTGTACCCGGCGGAGCGCCCGGGGAGCGGCGGCTCCCGCGGCGGCGCCGAGCTGGCCCCGTCCGGGACCCTCTCCAACGTGCTCTCCTCCATGTACGGCGCGCCCtacgccgccgccgccgccgcccagGGCTACGGAGCCTTCCTGCCCTACGCCGCAGAGCTGCCCATCTTCCCCCAGCTG GGCGCCCAGTACGAGCTGAAGGAGAGCCCGGGGGTGCAGCACGCCGCCTTCCCCCCCCACCACCCTGCCTTCTATCCCTACGGGCAGTACCAGTTCGGGGACCCGTCGCGGCCCAAGAACGCCACTCGGGAAAGCACCAGCACCCTCAAGGCCTGGCTCAACGAGCACCGGAAAAATCCCTACCCCACCAAGGGCGAGAAGATCATGCTGGCCATCATCACCAAAATGACCCTCACCCAGGTCTCCACTTGGTTCGCCAACGCGCGGCGGCGGCTCAAGAAGGAGAACAAAATGACCTGGGCCCCCCGCAGCAGGACGGACGAGGAGGGCAACTCCTACGGGAGCGACCACGAGGGGGAAGAGGACAAGAgggaggacgaggaggagatCGACCTCGAGAACATCGACACAGAGAATATCGAAAGCAACAAGGACGAGCTCGAGGACGATCTACAGGATGCCGACCTCCTGCACTCTGACTCCAAAACGGACTCGGAGGGATCCGAAGGCTTTGAGGACCTGCCCGGCTCCGAGGAGCGCTACGACAAGGCCTCCGAGGGGGAACCGCACCACCTCCGCCACCACCACctgcaccaccaccaccatcaccaccaccaccacaagTGCGAGCTGCCCGCCACGGCCGCGCCCGCGGGCCCGGAGCCTCTCaagccgccgctcccgccgccgccgccccatCTCTCGCCCCCCTCGTCTGCCTCTTCCTCCGCCGCCTCCTCCCCGACGGACGGCGCTTTGGCCGGCTCCTTGCCGAAACCCAAGATCTGGTCGCTGGCCGAGACCGCCACCAGCCCGGACAACCCCCGCAAGTCTCCCGGCGGCGGCTCTCCGCCGGCGGCCGCCCCCCAGCCGCTGCCGCTACCCACCCCGCCGCCCCACAGACTCGTCTCCTCCTGCCCCCTGGGCAAGTTCCCCAACTGGACCAACCGCGCATTCCCggcccaccaccaccaccaccccccgCACCCGCTGGCCTTACTGAACACTCCCcacctgctggggctgggggccgcctccgccgccccccccgccgccgccttcCCGCGGCCCGCGGACCAGGCGCAGAGCGCGGAGCCCGTCGGAGCAG ATCGATCTAGTGCCTTGGAAGTAGAGAAAAAGTTACTAAAGACAGCTTTCCAGCCAGTGCAGAGGCG gcCCCAGAACCAACTTGACGCCGCTATGGTTCTATCGGCGCTCTCATCATCATag